From a single Lolium rigidum isolate FL_2022 chromosome 7, APGP_CSIRO_Lrig_0.1, whole genome shotgun sequence genomic region:
- the LOC124678229 gene encoding sister chromatid cohesion 1 protein 2-like has protein sequence MFYSKKMLSKKGPLGTVWVAGVCGVAALTRDQVLRTNVVASVDKILPDVETTYRILGLLLLGVVRIYSKKVEYLYSECDQLLEASAEGKKRVPKRAKKGACARRLVIDEEDPVIAKKPARSGRTSRAENGVMSQTLVQIPEGHEPLDLPPIFTIPKRFELDSFDLQIPENREDEDDDHHQLPREDTLLEDEQHRTSCMYESYQRMPHADLDSACFMPACIPLPTEVIGVIDEMSDLLYSSNKGDEPESDNQNTDPACFTPVKDVLPTEVMNTMAEGSGLPESRKVKKPRREVNGKENDDSACSIPLPESQEVQRSLNVVENAERADLDENRHVPEEPEDGLLLAKSNTAASVEIPDIGSQDSLEPSTPEPMREGASGLLEKFMVATPAKNEKRQVLRKRRRGLYSKDYICNPIDRKDRRPVKRRGALVLFDETIVLPNVVVKEIIADAKDLVCKRRKAPHTYLDAWKVAKIGSLQDTFMDPLIQYSTSVHLRHSTTEDAPEIPCTESIKAKKCLSYEPAEKDELPKTPVGCYTESEQIHDGYECNGDTPYGNHAQVDGAESALPEEHRSKNHAALRNEPLMADIGNIVDEDIPMDETRDEDFPLSTRTRAVARCLHQLFEDQKCQQQETIPITLGQALEGSKRKTTARFFYETLILKSRGLIEVNQENPYENIIIAATPQLEAVFQSPE, from the exons ATGTTCTACTCCAAGAAGATGCTGTCCAAGAAGGGCCCGCTGGGGACGGTGTGGGTGGCGGGCGTCTGCGGCGTGGCGGCGCTCACCAGGGACCAGGTCCTTCGCACCAACGTCGTCGCCTCCGTCG ACAAGATTTTGCCTGATGTTGAAACCACATACAGAATTCTAGGGCTCCTTTTGCTTGGTGTTGTTAGGATTTACTCCAAGAAGGTGGAATACCTCTACAGTGAGTGCGATCAACTCCTTGAAGCAAGTGCAGAAGGAAAGAAAAGAGTTCCCAAGCGAGCGAAGAAAGGTGCTTGTGCAAGAAGATTAGTGATAGATGAAGAAGACCCTGTGATAGCAAAAAAACCTGCTCGTTCCGGAAGAACTTCAAGGGCAGAAAATGGAGTTATGTCACAAACATTAGTTCAAATCCCAGAAGGGCATGAACCACTTGATCTTCCACCAATCTTCACAATACCAAAGAGATTTGAGCTCGACTCTTTTGATTTGCAGATCCCTGAAAATAG agaggatgaagatgacgatcATCATCAGTTGCCACGTGAAG ATACTTTGCTGGAAGATGAACAACATCGTACCTCCTGTATGTATGAG TCTTATCAGAGGATGCCACATGCTGATCTGGATTCTGCTTGCTTTATGCCAGCATGCAT CCCTCTCCCAACTGAAGTGATCGGTGTCATTGATGAAATGTCCGATCTTCTATACTCGAGTAACAAAGGGGATGAACCTGAAAGTGACAATCAGAATACTGATCCTGCTTGCTTTACACCAGTGAAGGA tgTTCTTCCAACTGAGGTGATGAACACGATGGCTGAAGGAAGTGGCCTTCCAGAGAGCAGAAAGGTGAAGAAACCTAGAAGAGAAGTTAATGGCAAAGAGAATGATGATTCTGCTTGTTCTATCCCGTTGCCAGA AAGTCAAGAAGTCCAAAGATCTCTGAATGTTGTGGAGAATGCAGAGCGGGCAGATCTTGATGAAAATCGTCATGTACCTGAAGAACCAGAAGATGGGTTATTGCTCGCAAAATCTAACACAGCAGCATCTGTAGAAATTCCTGACATTGGGTCACAAGATTCGCTAGAGCCTTCCACTCCAGAACCCATGCGAGAGGGAGCCTCAG GGTTGCTAGAAAAATTTATGGTTGCAACACCAGCTAAGAATGAGAAGCGCCAAGTtttgagaaaaagaagaaggggaTTATACAGTAAGGATTATATCTGTAACCCAATAGATAGGAAAGACAGGCGGCCGGTTAAGAGAAGAGGCGCACTGGTATTGTTTGATGAGACTATTGTCCTACCTAATGT TGTGGTGAAAGAAATAATAGCAGATGCAAAGGATCTTGTGTGCAAAAGAAGGAAGGCACCTCACACTTATCTTGATGCTTGGAAGGTGGCAAAAATTGGTTCTCTGCAGGATACTTTCATGGATCCGTTGATTCAAT ATTCGACTTCTGTGCACCTTAGGCACTCTACTACAGAGGATGCACCTGAAATTCCATGCACGGAATCCATTAAAGCAAAGAAGTGCCTTTCATATGAACCTGCTGAAAAGGATGAGCTCCCAAAGACTCCTGTTGGGTGCTACACTGAAAGTGAGCAAATTCATGATGGCTATGAATGTAATGGTGATACACCCTATGGAAATCATGCACAAGTTGATGGAGCCGAATCAGCGCTGCCAGAAGAGCATCGATCAAAAAATCATGCTGCATTGCGCAATGAACCATTGATGGCTGATATAGGTAACATAGTAGATGAG GATATTCCTATGGATGAAACCAGAGATGAAG ATTTCCCGCTTTCAACAAGAACTAG GGCTGTAGCAAGGTGCCTCCACCAGTTATTCGAGGACCAGAAGTGCCAGCAGCAAGAGACTATCCCAATCACGCTCGGTCAAGCACTCGAAGGCAGCAAGAGGAAAACCACAGCAAGATTCTTCTATGAAACTCTG ATCCTCAAGAGCCGTGGGTTGATAGAGGTGAATCAAGAGAACCCTTACGAGAACATCATAATCGCGGCAACTCCACAACTCGAAGCGGTGTTCCAGAGCCCGGAGTAG
- the LOC124675060 gene encoding uncharacterized membrane protein YuiD-like, translating into MAGGVVNYPLVAGLIAFAIAQSTKFFTTWYKEKRWDARQFIASGGMPSSHSATVTALAVSVGIQEGFRSATFATSMILACVVMHDAFGVRLHAGKQAEVLNQIVYELPIEHPLAETKPLREILGHTVPQVVAGCILGILTAVVMLLALGSY; encoded by the exons ATGGCCGGCGGCGTGGTGAACTACCCGCTCGTCGCGGGGCTCATCGCCTTCGCAATCGCGCAGTCCACCAAGTTCTTCACAACCTG GTATAAAGAGAAGCGTTGGGATGCCAGGCAATTTATAGCTTCTGGAGGGATGCCATCATCTCATTCAGCCACAGTGACAGCACTTGCAGTGTCTGTTGGAATCCAAGAAGGCTTTCGTAGTGCCACATTTGCAACTTCAATGATACTTGCATGTGTG GTGATGCATGATGCTTTTGGTGTTCGGTTACATGCTGGAAAACAAGCAGAG GTGCTGAATCAAATTGTCTACGAGCTGCCTATAGAGCATCCACTCGCAGAGACAAAGCCATTGCGTGAAATTCTTGGACACACAGTTCCTCAG GTGGTGGCCGGTTGCATCCTTGGAATCCTCACAGCTGTAGTTATGCTCTTAGCTCTGGGTAGTTACTAG
- the LOC124675059 gene encoding malate synthase, producing MASYDTPEGVDIRGRYDPEFAAILTRDALAFVAGLQREFRGAVRHAMERRRETQRHYDAGELPRFDPATRFVREGDWTCAPVPPAIADRTVEITGPADPRKMVNNALNSGAKVFMADFEDALAPTWENLMRGQVNLRDAVAGTITFRDAARGGRVYKLDERTAKLFVRPRGWHLPEAHVFIDGEPAIGCLVDFGLYFFHSHAAFRAGQGGGFGPFFYLPKMEHSREARIWNGVFERAERVAGIERGSIRATVLVETLPAVFQMDEILHELRDHSAGLNCGRWDYIFSYVKTFRAHPDRLLPDRALVGMAQHFMRSYSHLLIRTCHRRQVHAMGGMAAQIPIKDDAAANEAALELVRGDKLREVRAGHDGTWAAHPGLIPAIREVFEGHLGGKPNQINAAGAPADAAAITEEDLIQPPRGARTVEGLRLNTRVGVQYLAAWLGGSGSVPLYNLMEDAATAEISRVQNWQWLRHGATLDAGGVAVRATPELLARVVEEEMARVRAEVGVERFRRGRYAEAGKIFSRQCVAPELDDFLTLDAYGLIVVHHPRAPASKL from the exons aTGGCGTCCtacgacacgccggagggcgtgGACATTCGCGGCCGCTACGACCCGGAGTTCGCGGCCATCCTCACCCGCGACGCGCTGGCCTTCGTGGCCGGCCTGCAGCGCGAGTTCCGCGGCGCCGTCCGGCACGCCATGGAGCGCCGGCGGGAGACGCAGCGCCACTACGACGCAGGCGAGCTGCCGCGGTTCGACCCGGCGACGAGGTTCGTCCGCGAGGGCGACTGGACGTGCGCGCCCGTGCCGCCGGCCATCGCGGACCGCACAGTCGAGATCACCGGCCCCGCCGACCCCAGGAAGATGGTCAACAACGCGCTCAACTCCGGCGCCAAGGTCTTCATG GCTGACTTCGAGGACGCGCTGGCGCCGACGTGGGAGAACCTGATGCGCGGGCAGGTGAACCTGCGGGACGCCGTGGCCGGCACCATAACCTTCCGCGACGCCGCGCGCGGCGGCCGTGTGTACAAGCTCGACGAGCGCACCGCTAAGCTCTTCGTCCGGCCGCGCGGCTGGCACCTGCCCGAGGCGCACGTGTTCATCGACGGCGAGCCGGCCATCGGCTGCCTGGTGGACTTCGGGCTCTACTTCTTCCACAGCCACGCCGCCTTCCGCGCCGGCCAGGGGGGCGGGTTCGGGCCCTTCTTCTACCTCCCCAAGATGGAGCACTCCAG GGAGGCGAGGATATGGAACGGGGTGTTCGAGAGGGCGGAGAGGGTGGCCGGGATCGAGCGGGGGAGCATCAGGGCGACGGTGCTGGTGGAGACGCTGCCGGCGGTGTTCCAGATGGACGAGATCCTGCACGAGCTGCGTGACCACTCGGCGGGGCTCAACTGCGGCCGGTGGGACTACATCTTCAGCTACGTCAAGACCTTCCGCGCCCACCCGGACCGCCTCCTCCCCGACCGCGCCCTCGTCGGCATGGCGCAGCACTTCATGCGCTCCTACTCCCACCTCCTCATCCGCACCTGCCACCGCCGCCAAGTCCACGCCATGGGCGGCATG GCGGCTCAGATTCCGATCAAAGACGACGCGGCGGCGAACGAGGCGGCACTGGAGCTGGTGCGCGGGGACAAGCTGAGGGAGGTGCGCGCGGGGCACGACGGCACGTGGGCGGCGCACCCGGGGCTCATCCCAGCGATACGGGAGGTCTTCGAGGGCCACCTGGGCGGGAAGCCCAACCAGATCAACGCCGCCGGGGCGCCCGCCGACGCTGCCGCGATCACGGAGGAGGACCTGATCCAGCCTCCTCGCGGAGCGCGCACGGTGGAGGGGCTGCGGCTCAACACCCGCGTCGGCGTGCAGTACCTGGCGGCGTGGCTGGGCGGGTCCGGCTCCGTGCCGCTGTACAACCTCATGGAGGACGCGGCCACGGCCGAGATCAGCCGCGTGCAGAACTGGCAGTGGCTGCGACACGGCGCGACGCTGGAtgccggcggcgtggcggtgCGCGCAACGCCCGAGCTGCTGGCGCGCGTCGTGGAGGAGGAGATGGCGAGAGTCCGGGCAGAAGTCGGCGTGGAGAGGTTCCGGCGGGGTCGCTACGCTGAAGCTGGCAAGATCTTCAGCCGGCAGTGCGTCGCGCCGGAGCTGGACGACTTCCTCACGCTGGACGCCTACGGCCTCATCGTGGTGCATCATCCCAGAGCGCCGGCATCCAAGCTCTGA